Proteins encoded within one genomic window of Sulfurovum sp. XGS-02:
- a CDS encoding SufD family Fe-S cluster assembly protein: protein MKQLDETTKTTLKKVAYDEKEERSANFFAKDWDILDTHSAAEGLEILPIETALQKYEWLKDLFFTLVDKGKDDYVKQVASSDVLLGYFIRVKAGVKITLPVYTCYMINTEKFTQCTHNIVIAEEDSELHLINGCVANAHVASGRHLGVTEYFVKEGATLTSTMIHSWGKEVEVYPRSAAHVGRDAKFISNYIAMTSVKKLQMNPLAVIEESGLGEFYTVIYAPENSQFDVGSTVILNGDGASSEIISRVVSNGGEVITRGEIIGKHPNGRGSMACNGLLLSEKGYIHAIPELLGEDPHLELSHEASVGMISKDELAYLMASGIEEDKAKSLIIEGFLDLKIPSLPKYLQRQINDIVNETKEFETM from the coding sequence ATGAAGCAACTGGATGAAACTACGAAAACAACCCTGAAAAAGGTTGCATATGATGAAAAAGAGGAGAGATCAGCAAATTTTTTTGCCAAAGACTGGGATATCTTAGATACACACTCCGCTGCTGAAGGCCTTGAGATCCTTCCCATCGAAACAGCATTACAAAAATATGAATGGCTCAAGGATCTGTTCTTTACACTTGTAGATAAAGGGAAGGACGATTATGTCAAACAGGTAGCCTCCAGTGATGTACTGCTTGGCTATTTCATCCGTGTCAAAGCGGGAGTGAAAATTACACTGCCTGTCTATACCTGCTATATGATCAATACTGAAAAATTCACGCAGTGTACCCATAACATTGTGATCGCTGAGGAGGATTCTGAGCTTCACCTTATCAACGGCTGTGTTGCCAATGCACATGTTGCATCCGGTCGCCATCTTGGTGTTACGGAGTATTTTGTCAAAGAAGGTGCCACACTCACCAGCACTATGATACATAGTTGGGGAAAAGAGGTGGAAGTCTACCCGAGAAGTGCTGCACATGTTGGTAGAGATGCAAAATTTATCTCAAACTATATAGCGATGACCAGTGTAAAAAAACTGCAGATGAATCCGCTTGCAGTGATAGAAGAGTCTGGACTCGGGGAATTTTATACTGTCATATATGCACCTGAAAATTCTCAGTTTGACGTCGGATCGACGGTTATCTTAAATGGTGATGGGGCATCATCTGAGATCATCAGCCGTGTGGTGTCCAATGGTGGTGAAGTTATAACTAGAGGAGAGATCATCGGTAAACACCCCAATGGCAGGGGTTCAATGGCCTGTAACGGGCTTCTTCTGAGTGAGAAAGGCTACATTCACGCGATCCCGGAGCTGCTGGGAGAGGATCCTCACCTTGAACTCTCCCATGAAGCAAGTGTGGGTATGATCTCAAAAGATGAGCTTGCCTACCTGATGGCATCGGGTATTGAAGAGGATAAGGCAAAATCTTTGATCATCGAGGGATTTTTGGACCTGAAAATCCCCTCTCTACCAAAATATTTACAACGACAGATCAATGATATTGTTAATGAAACAAAAGAGTTTGAAACGATGTAA
- a CDS encoding cytochrome-c peroxidase: protein MKITKIIAASIVASSVLFAGSLAEKAKSMGLQAIPTDKTELAKLTDPNGTVTTERVELGKKLYFEPRLSKSGLISCNTCHNLALGGADGAPAAIGHMWVANPHHLNSPTVYNAVFFESQFWDGRSPHLEDQAQGPMQAAPEMASPASLVVERINSIPEYVEEFKKAYGDDVKVDFPTITSTIGIFERTLVTPSRYDDFLNGKEDALNDAEKEGLQVFMDQGCTSCHSGVALGGKMMPFPMIKPYKFADVGDFKGDQKGMVKVPTLRNVTETAPYFHNGQIWSLAEAVQEMGRTQLGKNISDEDAAKIVTFLKALKGQKPEIVYPQLPESTATTPKPEFN, encoded by the coding sequence ATGAAAATAACTAAAATCATTGCTGCTTCAATTGTAGCATCATCTGTATTATTTGCCGGATCATTGGCTGAAAAAGCCAAATCAATGGGGCTTCAAGCGATCCCTACTGATAAAACTGAGCTTGCTAAACTGACCGATCCAAATGGTACTGTTACAACTGAGAGGGTTGAACTTGGGAAAAAACTTTACTTTGAACCAAGACTTTCAAAAAGTGGACTGATCTCCTGTAATACCTGTCATAACCTCGCACTTGGAGGAGCGGACGGTGCTCCTGCAGCCATAGGTCACATGTGGGTAGCAAATCCGCACCATCTTAACTCACCTACCGTTTACAATGCCGTATTCTTTGAATCTCAGTTCTGGGATGGTAGAAGTCCACACCTTGAAGATCAGGCACAAGGACCTATGCAGGCAGCACCAGAGATGGCTTCACCGGCTTCATTGGTCGTAGAGAGAATCAACTCTATCCCTGAGTATGTAGAAGAGTTCAAAAAAGCGTATGGTGACGATGTAAAAGTTGATTTCCCAACGATCACATCAACGATCGGTATCTTTGAGAGAACACTTGTCACACCATCAAGATACGATGACTTCCTCAATGGTAAAGAAGATGCATTGAACGATGCTGAAAAAGAGGGACTGCAAGTATTTATGGATCAAGGGTGTACATCATGCCATAGCGGTGTTGCACTGGGTGGAAAAATGATGCCATTCCCGATGATCAAACCATATAAATTTGCGGATGTAGGTGACTTCAAAGGCGATCAAAAGGGTATGGTAAAGGTACCAACACTTAGAAACGTGACTGAAACTGCACCATACTTCCATAATGGACAGATCTGGAGCCTTGCTGAAGCGGTTCAGGAGATGGGACGCACACAGCTTGGAAAAAATATCTCTGATGAAGATGCAGCAAAGATCGTAACGTTCCTCAAAGCGTTGAAAGGTCAAAAACCAGAGATCGTTTATCCTCAGCTTCCGGAGAGTACGGCTACTACGCCTAAACCTGAATTTAACTGA
- a CDS encoding DEAD/DEAH box helicase → MKFTDFNLKETIQAAVAEAGFTEPSPVQRDAIPLVLEGHDMIAQAQTGTGKTAAFGLPIMSMMKGDGSVEGLVIVPTRELAMQVSDELYRFGQKSGLKTATVYGGTAYNKQIDRIKQASIVVATPGRLQDLLESGKIKMNPQFVVLDEADEMLDMGFLDEIKNIFTFLPEARQTLMFSATMPNSIRKLAEQILKNPKTVSITKSESTNTSITQLYYVVQEKERDDALVRLIDYKNPTKCIIFCRMKKEVDRLVAHLTAQGFKVSGLHGDMEQKQREVTIRAFKQGGIDIFVATDVAARGLDVNDVTHVFNYHIPFDSESYVHRIGRTGRGGKTGEAITLVSPNELRTIKRIEKDVGTKMTTQVIPTRMEVQNNRADALIAKIAETKVTESAINLVKTLQHDLDIVTIAHLLASLVQEDNFVKGKDHIGLGLEEVELLIERAMKSKGGGGGGRNRGGYRGNRSRSRHGRNGRSSGSRSSRNGGRGSNRG, encoded by the coding sequence ATGAAATTTACAGATTTTAATTTAAAAGAGACGATTCAGGCTGCTGTAGCAGAAGCTGGATTTACAGAACCGAGTCCGGTTCAAAGAGACGCTATTCCTTTAGTATTGGAAGGTCATGATATGATCGCCCAGGCACAGACAGGTACAGGTAAAACTGCTGCATTTGGTCTCCCTATCATGAGCATGATGAAAGGTGACGGTTCTGTTGAAGGTCTTGTAATCGTTCCTACACGTGAACTTGCTATGCAGGTCAGTGATGAACTTTACCGTTTCGGTCAAAAGAGCGGACTTAAAACAGCTACGGTATATGGCGGTACAGCATACAATAAACAGATAGACCGTATCAAACAGGCTTCTATTGTCGTAGCAACGCCGGGTAGACTTCAAGACCTGCTTGAGAGCGGAAAGATCAAAATGAATCCTCAGTTCGTGGTCCTTGATGAAGCAGATGAAATGCTTGATATGGGATTCCTCGATGAGATCAAAAATATCTTTACTTTCCTTCCGGAAGCACGCCAGACATTGATGTTCTCGGCAACGATGCCAAACAGTATCAGAAAACTTGCAGAGCAGATCCTTAAAAACCCTAAAACGGTTTCTATCACGAAGTCAGAGTCTACAAACACTTCTATCACTCAACTCTACTATGTGGTACAGGAGAAAGAGAGAGATGATGCACTTGTAAGGCTCATCGACTATAAGAACCCGACAAAATGTATCATCTTCTGTCGTATGAAAAAAGAGGTGGATAGACTGGTCGCACACCTGACTGCTCAAGGTTTCAAGGTAAGTGGTCTTCATGGAGATATGGAGCAGAAACAAAGAGAAGTAACGATCCGTGCATTCAAGCAAGGTGGTATCGATATCTTTGTTGCGACGGATGTAGCGGCACGTGGTCTGGATGTCAATGATGTGACACACGTGTTTAACTACCATATCCCTTTTGATTCTGAGTCTTATGTGCACCGTATCGGTCGTACAGGACGTGGAGGTAAGACTGGTGAAGCGATCACTCTGGTCAGTCCTAATGAACTTAGAACCATCAAACGCATCGAAAAAGATGTAGGTACAAAGATGACCACACAAGTTATCCCTACACGTATGGAGGTACAAAACAACCGTGCTGATGCACTGATCGCGAAGATCGCTGAGACTAAAGTAACTGAAAGTGCGATCAACCTAGTCAAAACACTACAGCATGATCTTGATATCGTTACCATAGCTCACCTACTTGCTTCTTTGGTACAGGAAGATAATTTTGTCAAAGGTAAAGACCACATCGGTCTTGGCCTTGAAGAAGTGGAACTTCTAATAGAAAGAGCGATGAAAAGCAAAGGCGGAGGTGGTGGTGGCCGTAATCGTGGTGGTTACCGTGGAAACAGAAGCCGTAGTAGACATGGCCGTAATGGACGTTCAAGCGGAAGCCGCAGCAGCCGTAACGGCGGACGTGGGAGCAACAGAGGGTAA
- a CDS encoding metal-sulfur cluster assembly factor, with protein sequence MSSEEKNINEKMADERQKFIDSQPTDEEMTEKIIAHLKEIYDPELPVNIYDLGLIYNIDTWTDEVSMMKKAKITMTLTSATCSFSQVIIDLVKSIAARQEGLEEVDVEIVFDPPWSQDSMTDEAKLAMGLL encoded by the coding sequence ATGAGTAGTGAAGAGAAAAACATCAATGAGAAAATGGCAGATGAGAGACAAAAATTTATCGACTCTCAGCCAACAGATGAAGAGATGACAGAAAAGATCATCGCTCACCTTAAAGAGATCTATGACCCTGAGCTTCCGGTAAATATTTATGATCTGGGACTTATCTACAATATCGATACATGGACAGATGAAGTCTCTATGATGAAAAAAGCCAAAATCACGATGACACTGACTTCAGCAACCTGTTCATTCTCGCAAGTGATCATCGACCTGGTCAAAAGTATCGCTGCGCGCCAAGAGGGTCTTGAAGAAGTAGATGTAGAAATAGTCTTTGACCCGCCATGGAGCCAGGACAGCATGACCGATGAAGCAAAGTTAGCTATGGGATTACTCTAA
- a CDS encoding ABC transporter ATP-binding protein, producing MDGPILKITDLYVSVENKQIIKGMNLSIGKGEIHVIFGPNGSGKSTLLNTILKLPGYRIDSGEIHVKSNNIEALTTDEIANLGIGMSFQHPPKIKGVTLRNFLHAINRAEDLEDEIKALGMENFLERELNVGFSGGELKRAEVLKLYAQNPDLLLIDEPESGVDIENIAVISKAINKILQKEMPKTQRERSAIIITHTGHILNYIDADIGHVFMDGKIVCTGDPISLMKDIKRLGFTGCAECYKKPKDHT from the coding sequence ATGGATGGACCCATCTTAAAAATTACCGATCTCTATGTCTCTGTAGAAAACAAACAGATCATCAAAGGGATGAACCTGAGCATAGGCAAAGGTGAAATCCATGTTATTTTCGGTCCAAACGGTTCCGGAAAATCCACCCTGCTCAATACGATCTTGAAACTTCCCGGCTACCGCATTGACAGCGGAGAGATCCATGTAAAATCCAATAACATAGAAGCGTTGACCACAGATGAGATCGCCAATCTGGGTATTGGTATGTCTTTTCAGCATCCCCCGAAGATCAAGGGGGTGACACTACGAAACTTTCTCCATGCGATCAACCGCGCGGAGGACCTTGAAGATGAGATAAAAGCACTTGGTATGGAAAACTTTCTGGAAAGAGAGCTCAATGTCGGTTTTTCAGGTGGTGAACTCAAAAGGGCCGAAGTACTGAAACTCTATGCACAAAACCCTGACCTGCTTTTAATAGATGAACCCGAATCCGGGGTCGATATCGAAAATATCGCCGTCATCTCCAAAGCGATCAACAAGATCCTTCAAAAAGAGATGCCTAAAACCCAGCGTGAACGTTCTGCGATCATAATTACCCATACCGGACATATCCTTAACTATATTGATGCAGATATCGGGCACGTATTCATGGACGGCAAGATCGTCTGCACCGGCGATCCCATATCACTTATGAAAGATATTAAGAGACTAGGTTTTACAGGGTGTGCAGAGTGTTATAAGAAACCAAAGGATCACACATGA
- the sufC gene encoding Fe-S cluster assembly ATPase SufC, whose amino-acid sequence MSILKIENLEAKIGDKQILKGLNLELEPGKVHAIMGPNGAGKSTLSKALVGHYDIELLGGNIIYKGKNINEMEPEERALEGIFLSFQHPVEIPGVNNAYFLRTALNAKRKHEGKEELNSAEFLRLMRDHLEMLGMKSDMISRSLNEGFSGGEKKRNEILQMLLLEPDVIILDEIDSGLDIDALRAVSEGINKMKDGKRSFLVITHYSRILDYIEPDYIHVLKDGKVIKTAGPELVAQLEDTGYDAIEEE is encoded by the coding sequence ATGAGTATTTTGAAAATTGAGAATTTAGAAGCAAAAATAGGTGACAAACAGATCTTAAAAGGTCTAAACCTAGAACTGGAACCAGGAAAGGTCCATGCGATCATGGGACCGAACGGTGCTGGTAAATCTACGCTTTCTAAAGCGCTTGTAGGACACTATGATATTGAATTACTTGGTGGAAACATCATCTACAAAGGTAAGAATATCAATGAGATGGAACCTGAAGAGAGAGCCTTGGAGGGAATTTTCCTTTCATTCCAGCACCCTGTAGAGATCCCTGGTGTTAACAATGCATATTTCCTAAGAACAGCGCTCAATGCTAAGCGTAAACACGAAGGTAAAGAAGAATTGAATTCAGCTGAGTTTTTACGTCTTATGAGAGACCATTTAGAGATGCTTGGTATGAAGTCAGATATGATCAGCCGTTCACTCAATGAAGGTTTCTCAGGTGGTGAAAAGAAACGTAATGAAATTCTTCAAATGCTTCTTCTTGAACCAGATGTCATCATTCTTGATGAGATCGACTCCGGGCTGGATATCGATGCGCTAAGAGCCGTATCTGAAGGGATCAACAAGATGAAAGACGGTAAACGTTCATTCTTGGTTATCACGCACTATAGTCGTATTCTTGACTATATTGAACCAGACTATATCCATGTATTGAAAGATGGAAAAGTGATCAAAACAGCAGGACCAGAGCTTGTAGCACAGCTTGAAGATACCGGATATGATGCGATAGAGGAAGAATAA
- a CDS encoding SufD family Fe-S cluster assembly protein, producing the protein MNLSTLKNKNLQEVNGLLDIKDRDILVERFVSLGLPSKKSEEYRYFDVEKLLEKEYKTLTYVPKTLRVSDKIEIVDGVVVAAPQGLRVYNEPCGQIDMDHFDPLYYLGHLLSPQAIKIELDGDTEVEIEHKFTQSDALINYRIVLYTQANRHATVYESFVEENIENSLVLYGYDIHISQDSTLRLLKMQRMQNSGYSMVASHKINVAKNAHSVFKSFDLGGDNALQLLKVELDERAHIDAGHLLYLNSDAKRGTVSQIVHRGEHSTSKQEAKNILDGESRGIFDALIRVEKSGKYTKAEQNSKAILLHDKAYMAAKPQLEIYIDELEASHGATTGQLSEKQLFYLQSRGITRVEARKMLVIAFANTLIETVKDSRHQERIKKAFEEVFYLVHKKDN; encoded by the coding sequence ATGAACCTTTCAACGCTTAAAAACAAAAACCTGCAAGAAGTCAATGGCTTGTTGGATATAAAAGATAGAGATATCTTGGTAGAGCGTTTTGTATCACTGGGACTTCCGAGTAAAAAGTCAGAAGAGTATCGTTACTTTGATGTAGAAAAACTCCTGGAAAAAGAGTACAAAACACTTACATACGTTCCAAAAACGCTTCGAGTCTCTGATAAGATAGAGATTGTTGACGGTGTGGTAGTAGCTGCTCCACAAGGTCTACGTGTCTACAATGAACCATGCGGACAGATCGATATGGATCATTTTGACCCGCTCTATTATCTTGGGCACCTTCTCTCTCCCCAAGCGATCAAAATAGAACTTGATGGAGATACAGAGGTAGAGATAGAGCATAAGTTCACACAAAGCGATGCGCTGATCAATTACCGTATCGTACTCTACACACAGGCGAACCGTCATGCAACTGTCTATGAGAGCTTTGTAGAAGAAAATATAGAGAATTCACTTGTACTTTATGGGTATGATATACATATTTCACAAGACTCTACTCTACGTTTGCTAAAAATGCAGCGTATGCAAAACAGTGGCTATAGCATGGTGGCTTCACATAAGATCAATGTAGCCAAAAATGCGCATTCTGTCTTTAAAAGCTTTGATCTTGGCGGAGACAATGCACTACAGCTTCTCAAAGTAGAGTTAGATGAGCGTGCACATATAGATGCAGGTCACCTCCTCTACCTCAATAGTGATGCAAAACGTGGTACCGTCTCACAGATCGTGCATCGTGGTGAACATTCAACCTCTAAACAAGAAGCGAAGAACATCTTGGACGGTGAGTCCAGAGGTATCTTTGATGCACTCATCCGTGTAGAGAAGAGCGGTAAATATACCAAGGCAGAACAGAACTCTAAAGCGATCTTACTTCATGATAAAGCATATATGGCTGCAAAACCGCAGCTTGAGATCTATATTGATGAACTGGAAGCAAGCCATGGTGCAACTACCGGACAACTTAGCGAAAAACAGCTTTTCTACCTACAAAGCCGCGGTATCACACGTGTTGAAGCGAGAAAAATGCTGGTGATCGCTTTTGCCAATACACTGATCGAAACGGTTAAGGACAGCAGACACCAAGAGCGCATCAAAAAAGCTTTTGAAGAGGTCTTTTACTTAGTACATAAAAAGGATAACTAA
- a CDS encoding S24 family peptidase codes for MDTIKLEYHQIIDENAVRKELEFQEDLLKLPYSRKSLFVSTVEGESMQPLIKDRSLVIADLSQKEFEDGAIFLIEKDQNMWIKKASYIEKKEFFVSINPDYSHLVYKREDCRILAKVLLHFDEY; via the coding sequence ATGGATACAATTAAACTGGAATATCACCAAATAATAGATGAAAATGCAGTAAGGAAAGAGTTGGAGTTTCAAGAAGACCTATTAAAGCTTCCGTACTCCCGAAAGTCACTTTTTGTTTCAACAGTCGAGGGCGAATCTATGCAGCCTCTCATAAAAGACAGATCTTTAGTGATTGCTGACCTATCTCAAAAAGAGTTTGAAGATGGAGCTATTTTCCTAATTGAAAAAGATCAAAATATGTGGATAAAAAAAGCATCGTACATAGAAAAGAAAGAGTTTTTTGTATCAATAAATCCTGATTATTCCCATTTGGTATATAAAAGGGAGGACTGCAGGATCCTTGCAAAGGTTTTATTACATTTTGATGAATATTAA
- a CDS encoding SufE family protein, protein MNMEETVARYKEDFELFPTDNDKLEYIFDLGKRHTTLSDEEKNDDTYVKGCASDAWLVGECENGILKLRGEGTSEMAKGMLTLLLDIFSNRPADEILNFDPAKLHDMGVVELLSPVRQQSLEAFLNMVYGYAQKCKEQG, encoded by the coding sequence ATGAATATGGAAGAGACAGTAGCAAGGTATAAAGAAGATTTTGAACTATTCCCTACGGACAATGACAAGTTAGAGTACATCTTTGATCTGGGAAAACGCCATACGACACTTTCTGACGAAGAGAAAAATGATGATACCTATGTAAAGGGTTGTGCTTCTGACGCATGGCTTGTCGGTGAATGTGAAAATGGTATTCTCAAACTCCGCGGTGAAGGTACCTCTGAGATGGCCAAAGGTATGCTGACTCTTCTTTTAGACATATTCTCCAACCGTCCGGCTGATGAGATACTCAACTTTGACCCTGCCAAACTCCACGACATGGGCGTGGTAGAGCTCCTCTCCCCTGTACGTCAGCAAAGTTTGGAAGCATTTTTAAATATGGTCTATGGCTACGCGCAAAAATGTAAAGAACAAGGATAA
- a CDS encoding cytochrome P460 family protein produces MSLSSIVIVAADTPEPSNTIDYPVGWQDWSVIAVSHRTDNNTIRVILGNPIAIEAARTGNVNPWPDGAILGKVVWKDKQLNDWKAATAPGEFVHAEFMFRDSKKYNNTFGWGWARWLGQAQKPFNDGGESCIKCHTPVKDRNWVFTDPAVFPVLK; encoded by the coding sequence ATGAGCTTGTCGTCCATTGTCATTGTAGCAGCGGATACTCCAGAACCATCAAATACTATTGATTATCCTGTAGGATGGCAGGATTGGTCTGTGATAGCTGTTTCACACCGTACCGACAACAACACAATTCGTGTAATACTGGGTAATCCCATTGCGATCGAAGCTGCACGTACAGGCAATGTCAATCCATGGCCAGATGGTGCTATATTGGGAAAGGTTGTTTGGAAAGATAAACAACTTAATGATTGGAAAGCAGCAACTGCACCAGGAGAATTTGTCCATGCAGAGTTTATGTTTAGAGATTCAAAGAAATACAATAATACCTTTGGGTGGGGTTGGGCACGTTGGCTTGGTCAAGCACAAAAGCCTTTCAATGATGGAGGAGAGTCCTGTATAAAGTGTCATACACCGGTTAAAGATCGAAACTGGGTCTTTACAGATCCAGCAGTATTTCCTGTTTTAAAATAG
- the ftsH gene encoding ATP-dependent zinc metalloprotease FtsH yields the protein MAKEPIDVPKFNPFTNIWVILIMIILGFQLYNYMSLQQQSQTLSYDEFKKKIAENSIKEIRIDGDQVLATLKGELGTRPSYVRTILPPFEDKTFLALLEKNQVEMYVKSQKESNFWLSFFMLLPLFIFLGFIFYSSRRMKEQLGGMGGGVFDFMKSTAKKYEKQKVSVTFDDLAGVENAKIELYEVVDFLKNPEKYERIGAKIPRGILLMGAPGTGKTLLAKAVAGEAEVPFFSISGSEFVEMFVGVGASRVRDLFKKAKQEAPSIIFIDEIDSVGRARGAGVGGGHDEKEQTLNQILAEMDGFESEEQVVVIAATNRPDVLDYALLRPGRFDRKITLTLPDVKAREKILNIHIRNVQIDNSIDLEKIAKISIGFSGADLANLVNEAAMHAAREGQRYVTQDDFMYARDRIIMGVEQEFVLDEKDKQRVAIHESGHVLAALLLEHADPIEKVTIVPRGQALGMTEQLPLKDLKNFPQAYLLDKIGVMLGGRAAEQTLLGDLSSGAANDLKEATSLATHMVSQWGMSELLGPVYYQKGEDHVFLGREMAMPKDFSEATAKLIDDEVRKIITEKEEEVLKLFQTHKKEITVLSDKLAEKELLYLDEIKAIVEI from the coding sequence ATGGCAAAAGAACCGATAGATGTTCCTAAATTCAATCCTTTTACCAATATATGGGTGATACTGATCATGATCATACTGGGATTTCAACTCTATAATTATATGTCCTTGCAGCAACAGAGTCAAACGCTCTCTTACGATGAATTTAAAAAGAAAATTGCAGAAAACAGTATCAAAGAGATACGAATCGATGGGGATCAGGTTCTAGCTACTTTAAAGGGTGAGCTAGGTACGAGACCTTCTTATGTGAGGACAATACTTCCTCCATTTGAAGATAAAACTTTTTTAGCACTACTGGAAAAAAACCAGGTTGAAATGTATGTGAAGTCACAAAAAGAGTCAAATTTTTGGCTTAGCTTTTTTATGTTGTTGCCACTTTTTATCTTTTTAGGATTCATATTTTACAGTTCACGACGTATGAAAGAACAGTTAGGCGGTATGGGTGGAGGTGTATTTGATTTTATGAAATCCACGGCCAAAAAATACGAGAAACAAAAGGTATCTGTGACGTTTGATGACCTCGCAGGTGTCGAAAATGCAAAGATCGAACTCTATGAAGTTGTGGACTTTCTAAAAAATCCTGAGAAGTATGAAAGAATAGGTGCCAAAATTCCCAGAGGGATCCTGCTGATGGGAGCACCTGGTACAGGGAAGACCCTTTTGGCAAAAGCTGTAGCAGGGGAGGCGGAAGTACCTTTCTTTTCCATCAGCGGTTCGGAGTTCGTCGAGATGTTTGTCGGTGTAGGGGCATCACGGGTGCGTGATCTTTTCAAGAAAGCCAAACAGGAAGCCCCTTCGATCATTTTCATCGATGAAATTGATTCTGTCGGGCGTGCCAGAGGTGCAGGCGTAGGCGGCGGTCATGATGAGAAAGAACAGACTCTCAATCAGATCTTAGCCGAGATGGATGGTTTTGAGTCAGAAGAGCAGGTAGTGGTCATCGCAGCGACCAACCGCCCCGACGTTCTGGATTATGCACTGCTCAGACCGGGCAGGTTTGACCGTAAGATCACACTCACACTACCCGATGTCAAGGCACGTGAAAAGATACTCAACATCCATATACGTAATGTTCAGATAGACAACTCCATAGACCTGGAGAAGATAGCCAAAATATCCATCGGTTTCTCCGGTGCTGACCTTGCAAACCTTGTCAATGAAGCAGCCATGCATGCAGCCAGAGAAGGGCAAAGGTACGTCACACAGGATGACTTTATGTATGCACGGGACCGTATCATCATGGGGGTAGAGCAGGAGTTTGTTCTGGATGAGAAAGACAAACAGAGAGTCGCCATCCATGAGAGCGGTCATGTGTTAGCTGCTCTACTGCTCGAACACGCAGATCCTATAGAAAAGGTAACGATCGTACCCAGAGGACAGGCATTGGGGATGACGGAACAACTGCCTCTTAAAGATCTAAAAAACTTTCCTCAAGCCTATCTGCTCGATAAGATCGGGGTGATGCTAGGCGGAAGGGCTGCGGAGCAGACCCTGTTAGGCGACCTCTCTTCAGGTGCGGCCAATGACCTCAAAGAGGCAACCAGTCTGGCAACTCATATGGTCAGCCAATGGGGTATGAGTGAACTGCTGGGTCCTGTCTACTATCAAAAAGGTGAAGATCATGTTTTCCTCGGTCGTGAAATGGCTATGCCAAAAGACTTCAGTGAAGCGACGGCCAAACTCATAGATGATGAAGTACGGAAGATCATTACAGAAAAAGAGGAAGAGGTGTTGAAACTTTTTCAAACACATAAGAAAGAGATTACTGTACTTTCGGATAAACTGGCAGAAAAAGAGTTGTTATATCTTGATGAGATCAAGGCTATCGTAGAAATATAG